A window of the Ipomoea triloba cultivar NCNSP0323 chromosome 14, ASM357664v1 genome harbors these coding sequences:
- the LOC116004401 gene encoding transmembrane protein 45B-like, with amino-acid sequence MGNLMGHVLPGLGFFLIGLWHLLNQVKLHASHPKTYFSLPWFPSPRFKYLELYVIMAGSLASISMELVVGPSRHTPFDPDGTIPSNHLRNLEHAGISATILLYAVSSLVLDRASPPAKHGLTQLIGSLALAQELLLFHLHSTDHIGVEGQYHWLLQLAILISFCSTVLGIPFPNSFLTSLARSFGIMLQGGWMVAMGVLLWTPGLIPKGCFINDEDGHQIVRCHTAESLERAKSLANIQFSWYVNAVAILVLSIYLVCVRKVEEDYERLSKECEDEKELIQRNVEAQINLYEKQYPKNSDY; translated from the coding sequence atgggtAATTTGATGGGGCATGTGCTACCTGGCTTAGGTTTCTTCTTGATAGGCTTATGGCACCTACTAAACCAAGTCAAACTCCACGCTTCTCACCCAAAAACCTACTTCTCTCTCCCATGGTTCCCATCTCCAAGATTCAAGTACTTGGAGCTCTACGTGATCATGGCCGGCTCCTTAGCCTCCATTTCCATGGAATTGGTTGTGGGACCCTCAAGGCACACCCCATTCGACCCCGACGGCACCATACCCTCCAACCATCTCCGGAACTTGGAGCACGCGGGCATCTCCGCCACCATCCTCTTATACGCGGTTTCGAGTTTGGTTTTGGACCGGGCGTCGCCCCCGGCCAAGCACGGGCTAACGCAGCTCATTGGCTCGCTCGCTCTCGCCCAGGAGCTCCTCCTTTTCCACCTCCACTCCACGGACCACATCGGGGTCGAAGGGCAGTACCATTGGCTCCTCCAATTGGCCATTCTCATATCCTTTTGTTCCACCGTTTTGGGCATTCCTTTTCCCAACAGCTTCTTGACTAGCCTCGCTAGGTCTTTCGGCATTATGCTACAAGGCGGGTGGATGGTTGCTATGGGGGTTTTGCTTTGGACGCCCGGGTTGATCCCCAAGGGATGCTTCATTAACGACGAGGATGGCCACCAAATCGTGCGGTGCCACACCGCGGAGTCTTTGGAGCGTGCCAAGTCTCTGGCGAACATTCAGTTCAGCTGGTACGTAAACGCCGTCGCCATTTTAGTGCTCTCAATCTACTTGGTGTGCGTCCGAAAGGTTGAGGAGGACTACGAGCGTTTGTCCAAGGAATGTGAGGATGAGAAGGAGCTGATTCAGCGTAACGTTGAAGCTCAAATAAACCTTTACGAGAAACAATACCCAAAAAATTCGGACTATTAA